GCATGTCCTGTATGTATACTGTTGATCAATATTAAGTGATGTATTTTTCTAATTTATGGAAGTAGAAATGATTTTCAAATAGTTCTTTACTTGTGTTACTCTCATGAATTGGTTTCAAAAATGGTTAAGTAATGAGATAAGTTATGCAGATTTGTTTGATTTGTAACATATGATATTGGTATCTTTACTAATCTTCCCCTTGGCCAGTAACATATGATATGGGTATCTTTACTAATCTTCCCCTTGGCCAGTAACATATGATATGGGTATCTTTACTAATCTTCCCCTTGGCCAGTAACATATGACATGGGTATCTTTACTAATCTTCCCCTTGGCCAGTAACATATGATATTGGTATCTTTACTAATCTTCCCCTTGGCCAGTAACATATGATATGGGTATCTTTACTAATCTTCCCCTTGGCCAGTAACATATGATATGGGTATCTTTACTAATCTTCCCCTTGGCCAGTAACATATGATATTGGTATCTTTACTAATCTTCCCCTTGGCCAGTAACATATGATATGGGTATCTTTACTAATCTTCCCCTTGGCCAGTAACATATGATATGGGTATCTTTACTAATCTTCCCCTTGGCCAGTAACATATGACATGGGTATCTTTACTAATCTTCCCCTTGGCCAGTAACATATGATATTGGTATCTTTACTAATCTTCCCCTTGGCCAGTAACATATGATATGGGTATCTTTACTAATCTTCCCCTTGGCCAGTAACATATGATATGGGTATCTTTACTAATCTTCCCCTTGGCCAGTAACATATGATATGGGTATCTTTACTAATCTTCCCCTTGGCCAGTAACATATGATATTGGTATCTTTACTAATCTTCCCCTTGGCCAGTAACATATGATATGGGTATCTTTACTAGTCTTCCCCTTGGCCAGTAACATATGATATGGGTATCTTTACTAATCTTCCCCTTGGCCAGTAACATATGATATGGGTATCTTTACTAATCTTCCCCTTGGCCAGTAACATATGATATGGGTATCTTTACTAATCTTCCCCTTGGCCAGTAACATATGATATGGGTATCTTTACTAATCTTCCCCTTGGCCAGTAACATATGATATGGATATCTTTACTAATCTTCCCCTTGGCCAGTAACATATGATATGGGTATCTTTACTAATCTCCCCCTTGGCCAGTAACATATGATATGGGTATCTTTACTAATCTTCCCCTTGGCCAGTAACATATGATATGGGTATCTTTACTAATCTTCCCCTTGGCCAGTAACATATGATATGGGTATCTTTACTAATCTTCCCCTTGGCCAGTAATATATGATATGGGTATCTTTACTAATCTCCCCCTTGGCCAGTAACGTATGATatctggctcaattataatgaaatttggaatatataatctttagggtaatggctagacctgattaggttttgagccagatctgttaatgtttaattagagaaatttgcatattaatgaaatcaactaattaagtaatattttaagactgcatacttcaatttcaatataagtTAGTacattcgttaaacataacaacatacatttgtcatatAAAATTTGGTGATGTGCCTTACAGCGTTaacaaataatttgcataattaattatttttggtaattaagctatatcttaagaatgcatccttcatattcaacataatttagtacatacgctAATCAtgagaaaacacatatgtcctatcaagtttgttgatgtacctttcagtgttaatgaataatttgacaatgcataattaatgattcttggtaattaggctatatcttacgactgcatacttcaattttaatacaattcagtacatacattaaccataacaaattgtgtatgtcctataaagttagttgaggtaccttacagtgttaatgaataatttgcataattaatgatttttggtaattaggctatatcttaagactgcatacttcaatttcaatacaatttagtacataacgttaaacataacagagtgcatatctcctataaaagttgttgattttgtttgaagatttagtgaataatttgcataattaattatgttcggtaattaggctatatcttaagactgcatacttgaatttcaatataatttagtacatacgttaaccataacaaagcagatatgtcctacaaaatatttgataaagcttagtcagttttaatgaaacatttgcataaatatttattttaggtaactaggttgtatcttaaaaatgcaagcttcaaatttcatataatatgatacatatatcaaccataataatacgcacctgtcctatgaagtttgttcctacaacttttacctttaatgagtattttgaataatgagcgatattcagtaattaagcagtatcatgcaatcttcaaattccgtataatttggcacatatattaacctaagaaagcacgcttgtccaaaaccaaaacctgttaccatagtttttttttagtttaatgagttatttgcataattagtgattcccttatgggaggcattcagtttaaatctggtaagaTAACCTTGGAGAATCCACATTATATGGCAATAGAATATTAACTGTAAATGACAATTGATCAAACAAAATCACCAAAGCACAAGAAAGAACTTTATTTCTTGCTCAATTTCCATATGTTGTAAGAAAGTGTCGAACTTTTTACATCAATGCTTTGAGTGCTAATCAGTACCAAGGTGAGGATACCCAATGATGTGTGAGGGTGGACAATAAGTGTACTTAAACCACAATTTATCACGACTTCCCTCTATCTCAGTCTCTCCTAATATGTGATATTTCTCAAGTAAATCTATAGTTTAATCTTGAccacaacaaaacaataaatgtcTGTTACTAGAGGGTACATTGCTTTAATGGTGTAGATGGTTATGGAATAGCTACCATATTCTGAAGGTGAAATTTTAACAGACTGAGTATGTTTTTGCACTACAATAATAGTATAGACAAACTTGTTACAACTGGTTGTTTCAGAGGACCAAAGCAGCAATGgttatgtaaatgaaaataccaACAACAGCCACAGTATATTGCTATAGTAAAGTTTGGATTTAGTATATATGTCTGTTACATTTTCCTCAGCCCATCTGTTTTGTGACTTTCTGTCACAATTTTTTcaggtgtgtgtattttgttggGTTGTCAGTGCCTATCAGTATCATTTTAATTTAAGTCATGTCTGTATCATTTTAGGTGGTCACTAAGTCATGTCTGTATTATTTTAGGTCACCAAGTCATGTCTGTATCATTTTAGGTCACCAAGTCCCTGATGACTATGATGTACCTCCAGCATTAAGAACGATTGACAATAATCCACTTCTTCCCAGGCCACAAGTGCCGTCATCTCTACCAACCATTGTACTCCAAGAAGATTATGATTTCCCACCTCCACCACGGAAAGCACCGCCACATGAAAATCATAACACTGTGAGTTGAGTTTGCTATGTtgcatgaatttcatttcactttcagACACCCAGGCAGACATGATGGATTGCATATTTCAAGTTTGCAGACCAAGATACTTTATAAACTGAAACTTTAGTACCAGTCAATATAAAGACATGATTCTAAAGTTGTCAAAGCCCCCTAGGTATGGCATGATTCTAAAGCTGTCAAAGCCCCCTAGGTATGGCATGATTCTAAAGTTGACAAAGCCCCTAGCTAAGGCATGATTCTAAAGTTGTCAAAACCCCCGAGGTATGATATGATTCTAAAGTTCTTAAAGTCCCTAGGTAAAGCATGATTCTAAAGTTGTCAAAGCCTCCTAGGTATGACATTCTTAATACCCTCTAGGTATGACATGATTCTAAAGTTGTCAAAGCCTCATAGGTATGACATGATTGTAAAGTTCTTAAAACCCCTAGGTATGGCATGATTTGTACATCACAAAGTTTTCAATTATTTCCATCTATTAGAGATCAGAAAATGTAGAGCATAAAGATGATGTGATGTATGCAACACCAATGAGGAGAACAATTCCATCGGACAACAGTGGTGGCAGTGCAGCTGAAGCATTAACAGCAATTGAACAGTTACTTCAGGAAGGGTACACACAAGATGCTGTAGTACGAGCATTGGGTATCGCACACAACAACATAGATATGGCAAGGAACATATTAAGAGAGTTTGCACCTAGCAAACACTAAGTTTCAGCAGGAGGTGACTTTGtgcaattttaaaaaaaggaataCTTTTTTAACTGCTTTTTGTAATTcacatgtacaatttatgtaAAAAGGGAAATGTATTATTACTAGTGGTCTTTGGTGGCTGTATGAATTGTATAAAGGTTTGTACAGCTAAAACAGGTCTTGGTGGCTGTATGAATTGTATAAAGGATTCTTATGTTTGTACAGCTAAAATAGAGCATTCACCAGAAGACTGCATAACAGATACATTATTTATGATCAAGGTGAGTCATTTGACAAGTTATAAGGTTGCTGGTTAACTTATTAGACAAGAACACTTTATGCTGAACACAGCAGGATTCTGACTGAAGAGAGAGatttgtttacttactttgccTTTTTAAATTTCCACAATAACAATCAAGCTGTGTTGAGCTGTAGAAGTGTTggtatctatcaagtaaaacaacaatgcAAATTTGGAAATGATTGACTTGGATGATAAATGTATATCTTCTGGCAAAACTATTAGTAATGCTGACTTTTACAAAACTAATCCTTTATTCTACACTTTACTGCAGGATATTTTCAGGTTGAAATAGCAATGTAAAGTCTTGTGCAATTAtgtacttctttttttttgctacTATTGTGTCAAAATTAGAGTTTGATAGATATTTCTACGACTATGTTCCAAAGTTGTTAAATGATTGAAGATATTTGTTTGCATAAAAATGTCTTGACAATATGTTAACTTTCTTTCATCATGGGGACATCACAGAAGGTTCAcaaggatttttttctttttctttgtagAAATCgtgtaatttcaaatttcagcCTGTTAAAATCTGGCTTTTGGTGGAATAGTTATTTAGCATAATTTAATGGgatacatttcaaaattgagCCAGtgtattctatttaaaaatcaattacTATCAACACCTCAAAAGTTGTGTGTGTCACAATATCCACTTCAAAAAGGTGGCAAATGTATCTGGGATAAGGTAGTAATGATGCGAAGGACCATGCACCAGGGGCACATTCGATTTGCCCAaacatgattgtgattaatctgacgtcatttctcgaaacgaggttgtaaacaaaacgctcaatcacgatcatgattacttacatgtaaaagtttTGCATATTTccgataaattaaatgattttacatcgtcaaaatgattacaatgataacaaattaccaatctgaccaaacacaatttatttacataatgttttccgTCATTTCTAACTCGCCGTCAGCCAAGGGCGCACAACCCTCTATGATTACGttgtccgccatcttgtaatcacgtAAATCATGGTTCGGGGcatgattactatgattaccaatcatgattgAGATTGGTTTTTATCAAAcgcaaaatcatgattgtgattgataaatcatgatcatgattgTGCAAGTCGAACACGCCCCTGAGGGTGCGCCGTTTTGTTAAATgtcaccactagagggtgcaCTTTTGTAGCAAGTTGTCATAAAAGTTTGAAATTGGAATTGTCATTTATTAGAAGACGCACTTTAAAGATGTTATCTGGTATGAAGattaaacatttatttagtGTTTATTATTATGATCCTGTAATTATTAATCATTTATTGCTAATGATTAACTTGTAGAATTTTCCTTACTTAATAGAATATAtagaaatttgtaaaattgagAAGATACCTGCAGTGAAAGTGTAGTAAGGTGATTTCCATGGAGTGGATAGTCAAATGTCAGCTGTCATATCATACTAAAGATCACTGGGTTATTATTGATTGTGGTAgtttatttacagaaattgtattatttcattatttttgtaaacagAGACTTTGATATTCTAGAATTAAGGCATGTGGAGAACAACACCTTGAATGACACTTTATGGTTTTATAGTCAAACCTAAAGTTAGATTACAAATTCAAACAGCAATCGGTTAGAGCAATCGGTTAGTCCATCccccatccacacacacacacacacacacacacacacacacacacacacacacacacacacacacacacacacacacacacacacacacacacacacacacacttagatACATCTAAAGTCCATCATGAAATCTCTGCTCTTGTGATTGGCTGTGTGACTGCCATTCAGTATGGTAATTATCATCACTTTGCACATGTCCACTCTCATTGATTCCAATCACAGTGAGTCTAATGACATCATTTGACACAGCTGCCAAAATTTGAAACCCACTAAGAATAAACCGCATTGAAGTGAAATTTTGAAAGCATTATTACAAGCATAGTAGTAGGGCTATAACCAAGATCCCCACATGCCTTGACTCTAGGCTAAGACTTAATAGTGTGCTTGTGGTCATGTTTTTTGGTTGTTTTGTGAGTTAACAAGCATTGTAACACATCGCTATGGTGATAGCTCTGGTTGTCTGATAGTTGAAGCCAAGACTACCTATCTTGAAGGACATTATCACACACCAACCTACATTGTATAGTAAGAATAGGTATGAAAACATTTACGTTTCAAAAGATGATAAAGATATGATGTTTGGAAATGGgcaattttttgtcattttgcacAGAAAGTATTGTCTAGAGGGTGCCTTATTATATTGTATCGGTTAGCTAGTGGAAGATTATGGAAGGGAAATCAGAAAAATTTCTCTCTATTTCAAATTTAAGAAGTGAAATCAAATTAATACAGCATAGAAATATTATACAAGGAAGAAATGTAATTCTCTGAGTATCCTAGGGGGTCTGCATAGTTGATAGGCAGAACGATGCTGCACTGAAAAAGTTACCCTTCTTAGTTGTCAGTAAATAGCCCCCTCTAGTGGTCATACGAAAAGTTACTTTTAGTCGCCACATGAGATCATGAAAAAATCTGCTGTTCAAGCTGTTATTGTGATGCTTGCCTGTCATGATGACGCCATTTTATTGTCACTTTCATATGTATTTGATGAATAGTGATGTCACTATTTGTGTCAGTCTCTCATGAGGGCATTGTTTGATATCAAGATGTGTGACACCACACACCTTGAGGTCGTTGTTGACTTGAAAGGTATACTGAAGAATATGAAAAGAGACGtgtttttttatgttgtaaGTTCATCTAACCAAGAAGTTTGAAAATTAAACTGTGTACTGTCTTTTTGCAGAGCATTCttcacattttgtaaatttggtCACGAAAGTGATCATGTCATCTGTGCGCCGATTTTGAAACTATTTAGCTGCAGATATTTCCATAGCAACTCAacaatatgtaaaatgtaaGAATTATTGACTGTGCTTATAACATTGTATTGTGAGTACGCAGACAttccagtgtttttttttatacattatgTATCACATTTGAACTCTATATCATTAGCATAAGTGTCAAACTGTGTACTCATTTTAGTATATAATtatcatgacctttgacctttacatAGTCCACATTCACCTTTAGTGATTTGACAGATGAAAACATGTATGTTTGCAAGTAGCAAAAAATATTAGAATTTATCCTAATGTCAGACGCTATCACACATGTGAATTCATATGAATTGGTAAATTTATGATGTTGATAGGTCAAGGAAGTTCACAGTTATTTAAGAATTGTCAATAGAAAACTATTCATGAAAAAATTGTGTTACCAAAAATGGAAAAATtggtattttgtttttgtaagtaACCAGAATCGATTTAAAACATTTCCTTAAataatttgttcaaattttaaaacatttgataAACCATGAAATTATGATCCAGTGAGTCCATCGTTAATCTAAGTTTTCTTAGTTAAAAACACACGAGGGATTAGGagtaacatttttttgaagTTATAGAAAAAttagtccagaacaaaaaaATGATCCTATATAATTGTAtggctccattgataagataatactaatacaaaaacctgggattgaatccttgGTCTTTAAGTGCAGGCACTTGATTATATTCCCTTCAATATTGTTAGGATAATataaaggaaagaaataaaatactatCTACTCATGGATTAGGATCAAACCACATAGGCAAGAATCCTTTCTTTCACATGTATGGTCAATTCTGTATTTCAATGCAACTAAAACTCCCCTATTTATAGAATAAGATTTCTCCTTCTCAATAGGTAACCAAGATTAGATAACTTAAGATTTTTCCAAACTCATTCAAAATTATTGAGTTTTAAAGTAAAGCGCTTTCACCAAATAATCTTGAATATTATGTATTCAGTATTTTGTGCTTTTCATTACCAATTGTCAGAAACTACTATAGTATGACTCAGAaagtatttttttctatttgatATTTATCAAGTTGAAGTTCATTCTGACTGGTAGGACATACCATAGTTTCACTTTAACATCACTGGAAATAACAGCTACAGCGCCGTCAATGACAGAAAAATGAATAGTTTCTGGACAGGTGTAGTTACAACAACATTGTTTGACCATATCTGTGCTTAATTAGGTCTTTATCTAGTGaccaaaatcatgaaatattcacTGTCAAATGTCAACAGGTAGTAGACATAATACAAAGTTTTAGAATACTTTGCTTTCGCTGAGtaaaaaatgtgtgtacaaaatgtagttgatGTGGATATGTGACATGTATATGAACAACTCTAGAAGTTTTATCAGAATGGAAGAGTTTGATTAAGACGAGATCAGTATGAATTCAGCATGTATAGATGACATTATTATGCAtctatttcataaatttaacttcatttaCACCAAGAAATACTAGTAGTTCACCAAATCTCTCACCTGGTATCCACCATGTcattgtcagtgttttctgaagtcatgagatatggatacctggcgaaagctttggtgagctaTTAGTATTTCTTGGTGCAAAATGAAGTCATGAGATATGGATACCTGGCAAAAGCTTTGGTGAGCTATTAGTATTTCTTGGTGTAAAATGAAGTCATGAGATATGGATGcctggcgaaagctttggtgagctaTTAGTATTTCTTGGTGCAAACTGAatttaaatttatgaatatagACTGAACATTGCACAGATGTGTTTTCAATCATTGTGTTGAAAAGACTACAATTTCAGTGTTGATATATTTTGGTGCTATGTGCAAGTATTATTAGGCATACTCTTTTCTTATTGTGAGAGTCTCATGTACACTGAAACAGCTATCATTATCTCTCAGATCATTGTCAAGCAGAGAGTCTTCCCTCGTCTAATAAAAACATTATAACACTGGATGCTGTTCAGAATGTTAATGATATGCCACTAATTTTAGCTGAAAAATATGCCTCTTGGTACAGACGAGTTGTCATAAACTTGGCAGTTGACAACTTTCATGATCCAAGAACCATGAATTTATGAAATACTGTTTTGATACGACATACATTGCCAATTTTTTGGAACtgaggtatttcatttcttgtttatttgaATTGAACCTTGTATGAAATACAAGCTGCTAATGGGCTCTTGGCCAGATGTTTCTTTTTATGAGAAAACCAACCACATTGTGAACAGATATTTGTGTGACATAATGAACCAGATTGCAACTCTGTCAAAATGAATATTACAAGAATGCCGATAGTTGccaagtcatttttttttaaattttacaaaatatttaggCATTGCATTACTATGGAGTTATGATTTTTTTACTGGTTTGTACCTTTGTATAAAACAAGAATGGAAAGCAGAGCCACTCTTTTGTAATTGCTCAAATGCAGGCAATTATTGTCTACTGTGAATTAGTGAAGCAATTCCTTGTCTAAAAAGTTATTTGTGCGATGGGAATTTTGTATGaagcataatacatgtacatcatttatttcttctttttttgtaaacaagtatttcattatcttattgtatgtatttgtagaAGTGTACTATCGTGAGCTTCCAAATTTTGTTGCAAAAAGTCCATTTGTAAATACATCGTTACTGTTATATATACATTACCATAGTAACCCTTCAGCTTTGTTGTTAGTTACAACACAATTCCAATACATCATCTGAAATCGCCATGGTGATTTAATTTTCTTTATACTGTGGGTGTACGCAGAGAGAATCGACAAGGAAAAAGAAAGGAATGTATTTTGATACCAAATTTTATTACTAATCCAAGGTATTTAATTCTGCATGTATgacaaacaaatcaacaaattGTACATAGTTGTAGTGTCAGCCATATTGAATAgggcatcatgggaaatatattTTGTCAGGCTTTATTTGCATACCAATGACCATTGCATAATGTATAGTGGTTGAATGAACTGACCTTACTGTGATAAATGCCAGCAATTCAGGTTTCACATTGTGATCAAAAAATTATTTGTCATGCAAATAGACCAGGCTACAACATAAATGATGTTAAATTAATATTATCGTGGATAGGGTTGTCAATAGTAGATACAAAGTTATAGAAATCTAGGGGTACATGCTGTCCTTATAGAAACCTTGGGGGTACATACTGCTCATATAGAAACCTAGGGGTACATACTGTGCATATAGAAATCTAGGGGTACACACGGCTCATATAGAAACCTAGGGGTATATGCTGTTCATATAGAAATCTATGGGGTACATACTGCGTATATAGAAACCTAGGAGGTGCATACTGTGCATATAGAAATCTAGGGGGTACATACTGTGCATATAGAAACCTAGGAGGTGCATACTGCTCATATAGAAACCTAGGGGTACATGCTGTTCATATAAAAACCTAGTGGTACATTATCCTTATAGAAACCTTGGGGTCCATACTGCTCATATAGAAATCTAGGGGTACATGCTACTCATATAGTAATCTAGGGGGCACATACTGTTCACCTAGAAACCTAGTGGGTACTTGCTGCCCACTTAGAAACTTAAGGGTACACGCTACTCATATTGATAGCTAGGAGTACATTGCTCGTATGGAGCTATAGAAGGGCGGTGTGTAGTGGTCATATAAACTGTTTTGGTGTCGATCagaccttggagtaattatactgacaatataattactccaagatcAGACTTAAAGACACATATTTGATTGGCCTATCAGATGCAAAGGTAGATATTAATTGTCCACCAGAATTAAAGGTAAATTTTGATTGGTTATTTTGATTCATTGTGAAAGTTAATTGGTTGGTTGCAATGATATCAccaagtacaaaatatatatcctATTCAGCCCATAAGAAAACAATATGGCATGGTAGTGAGTGTAAAATAACAAGTGAAATCTATCTTCTTGCAGATTAAACttgcaatattgattttaatactaattatgtaatttcatttattatggATACTATACAACTGTTAAACCAAATCCATGCTGCAGCATAACATCAAAaacttttacaaaaaattaaacGATAGTGAgtaaactgaaaacaaaatgaaatgactgGCTTGTGTTAGCCATTGCTAACTAACTAGTATTTACTGGTTATTATTAACCAAGATATCAGTGTATACTCTCTGGTAGTTAAGACTTGTTTAGAGTAGTTATAGCTGGTATTACTAGGATAGCAGCACCAAATATTAGTAGGagaaacatacacacacaaattattTTTGGAATTTCTTTAACTCTTGACACTAATAAAAAACATCTATGATATTCATACAAAAAAATTGTCTGTGctcatttttattcatttatggttgTTGTGGAAACCAGATACGATAATGTACAAGGTCTGAAATACAATACTTTGTGCTATACCTCTTGCCACTGAGGGCACTGTCATGCAAGGGAGCATTGTAATGAATTAATAGGTTTTCACTGCAAACACCAGTGATTATGGATGTGGTGTAGTTGTGAACTGTGTCCCTCTTTGTATGATCGCTGGTTGGCAGTAAATATTTCTATCATAGAACTACACAATCACAATTTGTATGTCTTTTAGGAGTGGTATGTGATGTCTTTACCCAGTAATGAATTGATGTACATTGTCAGACTATCCTAGCTCTATTCATAGATCTTGGAGTGCACATTACTTCAGGGTGTATTGTTCAAGGGAGAGTTTCCATGACTACTTCCTCAAATCCATCAAAATCTCATTTGCTCTCACTACAAGTCTAAGGAAGTTCTACAACTGTTGGTGCATACTCCCCTTCTTCAAATCCATCAAAATCCCACTTAAACTTTTTGGTCAAACTCTCTTTAAATTTACGTCCTCTTGTTTTCAACTGATTGCCAGCCTTTGACTCGGctaaattattgaaaaattcTGCCAAACATGTGGTAAGGAAATTATCTCTTGACACGATATCAACAAAGAAATCCTTAGGAATCTCTACAAGTTGAAAATGAATAGTTGTCATGAAAGTGTTATACAAGTTACTGTGTTTATTGATGGCTTCCTGACAACTACATAGTAGATGGAAAAGTTTCTTCCACTGCTCAAATGAATCGTAGACCTGGCCGAGGAGAAAACAGATAAATGCAAACTGTAGTTCCCCTAAGATGCCAAGTTCATTGTCCTTATATTTTAAGTTTAACAGTGTATCAAGAGCATaactggaatccatgctgtatTTTGTGACCTCTGCTGGGCTTGCACCTTTTGGGTACTTCTGTGGAATTTCCGAAAAATGGATTATTGCTTCTGGCTTGATATGCATCTTAGGGAGCTTCTCTTCCATTGATGCATCATCGGGTACACTTGCACGAATTTCTGCTCGTTGTTTAGTGGTACGTGATTCCTTGTCTCCAACTAGTTCAGTCACTGATGAAATCTTGCAGTTATCTGGTACTAATGTATTCATGAGTGATTCtgtaatttgattggttaaagaaaCCCATTGTTTAAGACTTCCATATGGGTATGGTCCAAGGAATGAGTCCATCTGTTCTCGATTACATTCAAATCTATCCATTTCTTCCTCTGTTGCTTTGAAGTCGCTGATATCTTCCAATCTTGCATTCCACTTCTTTACAAGGATTTCTCGCTGcttgaaatgataaaagaatCCAGAACGTGGTGCCACATCATTGGTTTTACTTACAGCACTGTAATAGATGAAATGAACTCCAGGTGGTATCATCTTGACCCCTCTGAACTTTGACCCAACAGTCCAGGAATTATAATCAATTCCAAACTCTGTACCCTCAGGGACATCAAGGAAGAGcagtatagcgccctcttgaAACAGCTTATTGGCAGTGTCTGGGTCCATTTCTAGTTCGGCTTCCTCAGCGGAATCTGACTTGCTACGTTTGGATGATGACGCCATCATTCACAGGATCTATGTATAAAAACATAATTGAAATATGATTAAGATGTGTTA
This is a stretch of genomic DNA from Glandiceps talaboti chromosome 9, keGlaTala1.1, whole genome shotgun sequence. It encodes these proteins:
- the LOC144439651 gene encoding protein AAR2 homolog; translation: MMASSSKRSKSDSAEEAELEMDPDTANKLFQEGAILLFLDVPEGTEFGIDYNSWTVGSKFRGVKMIPPGVHFIYYSAVSKTNDVAPRSGFFYHFKQREILVKKWNARLEDISDFKATEEEMDRFECNREQMDSFLGPYPYGSLKQWVSLTNQITESLMNTLVPDNCKISSVTELVGDKESRTTKQRAEIRASVPDDASMEEKLPKMHIKPEAIIHFSEIPQKYPKGASPAEVTKYSMDSSYALDTLLNLKYKDNELGILGELQFAFICFLLGQVYDSFEQWKKLFHLLCSCQEAINKHSNLYNTFMTTIHFQLVEIPKDFFVDIVSRDNFLTTCLAEFFNNLAESKAGNQLKTRGRKFKESLTKKFKWDFDGFEEGEYAPTVVELP